One Paramisgurnus dabryanus chromosome 9, PD_genome_1.1, whole genome shotgun sequence genomic window, tatgtttataGGTTGAAAGATGTCTTCAACCAATGCAAATAAGATCAATAGTTTTAAAATTGGCTGATTGAAACATTTACTtgatattaaagggacattgcactttttttgaaaatatgctcattttccagctcccctagagttaaacatttgatttttaccgttttggaatccattcagccgatctccgggtctggcagtattacttttagcatagcttagcataattcattgaatctgattagtccattagcatcgcgctaaaaaataaccaaagagtttggatacttttcctatttaaaacttgactcttctgtagttacatcgtgtactaagacggacggaaaattaaaagttgcgattttctaggcagatatggctaggactatactctcattctggcgtaataacaAGGACTTTattgctgtaacatggctgcagcaggcgcaatgatatgcagcggccgaaaatagtcctctgcatTTGAAAGTAAACAAGGGGACTATTTCCgcgcagtgtgtaatatcactacgcctgctgaagccatgttacagcagcaaagtccttaattattacaccagaataagagtatagttcctaaaatcacaacttttattttaattttccatcagtcttagtacacggtGTAAATACAgaagaatcaagttttaaataggaaaaaaatatcaaaactctttggttatttctGAGCGcagtgctaatggtctaatcagattcaatggataatgctaagctatgctaaaagtgctagcgccagacccggagatcagctgaatggattccaaaacagtgaAAAACTcatgtttaactctagtggagctgaaaaatgagcatattttcaaaaaagtggagtgtccttaAACACAATGATCTACCGATTGAGCTATAGGAACATTACTTTCCATGCTGTCCTTCAATTTAAGGTATGTTATTCTCAAAATGGCCAAATAGTGGTCACTTTCTCAGCCTGGTATCACATACAAAGGAAAGAATGATTTGTCCATAGCACCAACTCTCAAATACCTAAACCATGAGCGAACTTATAAAACTTCCCATGGGCGTAACTTCAGTATAGACACTTCACCTTCCCTACATTTAGATTTTAATAGCTGACTCTTAAAAAACTGTGACCCTGCCTATATACCCAACATATATGGGTATGCAGGATATATAAACCCTACACAacgtaaagaacattttgtgaaaatactGTATAACCTTGATATTGTTAATATTGATATCAATGGACTTTAGCCTTGCAGGGTCACAATTTGGTCCACCCCTGTTTTGAACTTGAGGTTACATCTATGTTTAGTCTTACTTGATGAAGGTGGTCTTTCCAGTAGAGTATTGCCCCACCACCAGCACCATGGGTTTGTTGTCGAAGTCGGCATCTTCCAGACTTGGTGAGTGGAAGTCGTGGAAGCCGTAGTATTCCTCCAGGGGCAGAAGTTTCTTTCGATAGAGTGACTTGAGACCCTCGGTCACCGTCCTGATCACCTCAGGGGCTTTCTTGACGTTCTTACGTCCCCAGCGTGACATCTTGTGACTAGTCAGAGTTTCCTTGGCAGTCGATTTATAGCTGTGTTTTGCACTGTTTACGTCTCCTCTGGGAAGACTCTTCTGTGTCTTgctgtatttatataatacaCCCGAATGTTTCTAGCTCCGGGGTATGATGTAGTGTATAAATCAAAATATAGTTTACTTTAAATCTCTGGATTTTTACTTTGTTAGTAAATGGCCTATGATTCTTACCTTTACctggaagaaagaaagaaaaaggaaaaatatttttactgttttagGGTGAGGAAACCTCGCTTACATTTAGTCTTTTCACGCATCTGCAAATGATGAATATTAAAGAGTCTTTTTAAGCCCACAGGGAGCGTACAGTACATTGTCCATGCATGTCTGGAAAAAATTGGTGCTCCTTTTGGAAACCCTAACACGCCCAACTCCACAAACACGCATTCATAACTTGTTTCCTTATATTGAAAACAGTTTTCCAACTGCGGCGCTTAATGGAAAATTAAATACACAAAAGATTGCAGTTTATAAAGGGCTGAAGTAAGCGCCAGTGATTTGTAAGACAAAAATCATATTCAGCTGCCTTGGTTGAATTCCAATGAATCTCCATTTTAATCTCCATCATGTTTTGGATTGAAACAAAAATCACTCCCTAGAGTcagaaaattattattaaaacatcTTTCCCTGGTGATTAAAAATTACAGCTTTGCAACTTAAGAGTatcttaaaggtacatatttggtaccaaatgtatacatacctctgaggtacataTTTTAACCATTTATAGACATATTTAGATGATTGATTCAGGATCAAAATTGAAGAAATTGGACagctgaaatgttttttttaaagacacgTTACTCTTAGTTGTGCCAATTTAAGGACCTTTATTAACAAAAAGAAGCTAGATGTCTCCACAGAAGTGCAACATAGTTTGGATGCACTCACATGTTGCGCAGGAGGTGGAAAATGCCTTGTGGCATCATTCACCAGAATTGCAACACAGACCGCAAACTTTTTGGGAAAAGTAAGCCTTGAGCTCCAACTAATTTCCAAACCTATTGCAGATCCGATGCAACACTGCATTTTTGGCAATAAGAGAAAAGAGCAGAGACTTTTGCTCATCCAGCCTAGACCAAGAGACTATAAAATTcatttctttccttttttgGAATGAAGCTACAATTCGCGTCGGTTTAAACAACTTGACCACAAACTTTAGTTAAAGATGCATGTTATGCAATCATCCTGTAAACATTACCATTTGGAGAAACAGGAGATTAGGTACGTTTTTCCCATGCTTTCACAAAGTTTTGACTATAGCACAAAGATCTTACTTACCTAAAACTATTCATCCAAAAGTACTTGAAGAGTTGATGAACCTTAACAGTAGTTTCTTTGTCTTCTCCAACCCAGATGGTGTTTCTACACGCAAGGATGTACCTTAAAAATAGCACCAGGTCAAGCACTTCAAGTGAAGGATCTTCTGCAGATGTATTTCAGATGAGAGGTTATGATAGGATCTGACTGTTCTTCTCTCTCCCAGCAAAATGTGCACACAAGTCACCTCCCTATCCTTCCCTGCCTGCTTTTCTCTCTGCACCTCTTCTTCTACTAACACAGCAGCGGGGAAAGCCCTGGAAGGCTGGTAGGTTTAGATCGGGGTGGGGTGGTGAGCAAAGAGTGCCAGTGCATCAACACATTAAGGTGGAGTCAGATGCTTCATAGGACTCATTTACATAAAGTACCGCCTGCAAACATGAGGGTGTGGTGCTGTTCATCTTTCAGCAGGGTACTGTGGAGCAACACATTGTGATATCTTTAGCATTTGTTGAAGCAAGAGATCTGCTCGCACATCAGACGTTCACATGACTCCTGTTGCTGGCATGAAAGGGCACAGTTTAAACCCGGGatacattgcaggatttttgcacGTCTATATCACACTGTGCAAATCTTGGTATGACACGCATGAATACTGTACGATGATAACCATTAAATCTTGTGTTGTGACGGCTGCGTTAGCAAAAGAAAAACTGGTAAGGACATACTGGTAGGCAGGTCGTAggagcaaacacactgtgcgttgatcatgatgaacttctgacactgtcagaaaactatcgtagtcTATCTTTGGAAACTGCCATCTTGgaacctctctcactgtatGACTTAGGACCACCGATTAAGAACCACGATCACCAGTGTTTGAAGATTATGGGGGTCCCCTATCTAAGCCCCACCCCTGGCCAAGCCCCCTGTCATTAGAGTCTCCGTGATTTCACAAAGCAAgctgtgatcctggatcaatgTTATAATCAAAGAAATCCTTAATGACCCTTAACCTCCTTAGACcagagctttggtttgtcttttttcagataTCTTCgagctatttggggttaggaagaaccaataaatataacaaccaaatatttttctttgaacatgaagcacaGAGTTCCCACACCttggttaacttcaaattcaaggacctttccagatccaataccctcaaattcaaggactaaatgaggggacacatttcaagtgagagcaaggttacaccacgttacattttaagatacattgttacagttccctttcgagggaactcgtgctgcgtcacttttggtgacactttggggatgcctccaagtgtgtctgaatgtgtatatcatattcaaccaatggtgaggcttaacgacaaagacactGTGATGcgagagccaggaagtatatcgctatctgaaatattgccaaacaTGGCATTACAGGGAGGCAGAatgtatggcaagggagacgcagcgtctcgttcccttctcagggaacaacagttacatacgtaaccagagacgttttggtgtgtcaaacacaactatgcaaaaaagcattttggtatgaattaacattcgcatacagaagattaAGCATGTAAAGCAAAAAGCAtgtaaagcaaacagtttagcacgtgtgtctagattttttatgatattatcctacaccaCACAGGGAATAGTAAGGATTTTTCCCAGAAAACtccttgcataaaatagattcaagcactttcaattacctgtatctatgtatggtttttttttttacttcccagggccttgaattttgtgtttcaGGTTTCAGTTACACAGAAATTTACCAtttattatggtgcaaacaacaaaaaagttcTTAGGAGGTTAACTTCAACCCTAATAattttacccctcaaattagtgttaAATAACAgattaggatttttttttaaagcccctaacccaatcctaaatctaacaatctgtaaataaagttaacatttatttcagacagtAATGCATGGTATCGCTTGTGGCAGCACAGCACAAGAATTTTTAATTCCTGTAGTAttttaactttaataaaaaccaaaggatatatatttttgtgctttatagggGGTCCCTCAATGCTTATAGGAGGTAAATTCACCCCTTCCAATTCAAACACAGATGATCAAAAAAATCCCATGATTGTAATCTTTCATCTGGGATAGCCAAAATCCATGCAGTGTATCCCAGGATAAAGAGATCTGGCAGTAGTTTATATTGTGCAGCTCTATAATACACCACCACCTACTGGTCATTAAAAGCATTGCATACAATCATGCAAAAACCTACTGAACTTtaagattaaaaacacattgaaatggcAAACAAGTGTGATTGTTTCATAAAAGAAGAAAGGTTTAATTTACAGTTTTACTAAATGTacagtttttttaaaaagtgtcattatacacaataaatacaatacaaaattAATCTGTAGTACTATACTTCAAATTCTTACAGTTCTATTATCTTTTTCTCTTTACAttattattgttcttttttcATGTCATTGCTTCTGCTGTGTTTGCTTCTGCACGGTCCAAAGTGATATCTTTCAGTGATTCTCACGAACACACTCGTCTACAAAATAATGGGAGGGAGAGAGGGTTTTTTTGTCTTACTACTTAAACATATAATAGAGATGCAAAAGATGGTTGTTTGTCACCCAGGCAAAgataactttttattttaagtctCAAATTCACTGTGCTGTGATTGTTTGATGTGCTCTTAATGCTGGAATGCTTTCACGTCGACAGATTTGTTACAGTTCAGGTGACTTATCTGCTTGTGAATGCTACATTGTTAATTCCTGTAATAAGATAACCAGAAGTGTTTGGGGGGAGAGGGCACACCATTACTATGCATGAATAAGCCTCCCTGAAGAGTTCACGAatttcaaaaaacataattacacTTTATAGGGAACCATTTTTATATGAACATCTGGCCTCTTTAAAGTAAAAGTGATCCAAAATAACCAAATCAAAAGATAAGCACTGTTCAATATGCCAAATTTCATGATATCAAAGAATTCCTGCAGTCTGTATATCGTGCTGCAGTAACTAGAAAAAGCATGTGATTTATTAAATGACCGTCTCtcacaaaaaaattggaaaaCTTAGGAACGGCCCCAGTTTCGCATCCAACAAAGTAGGACAAAATTTTGAAAATCATACCAAGCGCACTTTAGCAAGTACACTCATAGGGCCGTATGTAAACCAAAAGAACACATTTCATCAGCACAAACCACAGACGAAGAAAGCAAACACAGCTTAACGTGGGAAAACTGTCTGAAAAGTTTACTTCCCGTATCCATTGACCTGCTGCTTTTTCAGTCTTTCAGTCAACTTCTATTAAAGGGGCTGTTATCTACTGTGCGTCTGTGAAACAAGATTTCCATTCTGTCCTCGGCCCCCTACCTGTTGATGCTGGGACATGGGGGCAGAAGAGGGCTGAGAGGAAAGGGGAGGCATGGACTGTCTGTAGGAAGGGTGGGTTTGGTGCTGGTTAGGCAGGTTGGACCCATGAACCCTCCCTAACGGCCCTCGCCCGGAGCTTCCGTGCCCAGGAGGGCCCTGTTGTAAGTTCAGTATACTGTCAATGGCACACTGCAGGTGCTCGTTCAGCGAGTCGTCCGGCGGCGGGCTGCCGCTGGAGAAACTTGCGTTGTCCATGTCTGGAGAGTCCGATTTGCAGCGTTTGGCAGGAAGTGAAGAGTCTCTTGTGGAGGAAGGCTCTCCTAGAGAAGGTGGGCCAGGAGCATGCTGATCCATCCTGAAAGTACCCCTTCCTCCATCTCTATGTTTGCCCTCCATGCCCTTTAATCGACCGATACCGCCACCTTCCTCGCCCTCGTCCTCTTTTTCAGAGAACTCTTGGTGGTGGTGGTACGCGTTTTTGATACCGCGGTAGAGAACGTCCTCTACCGCTGCAAAGCTCTGCGACTCTGGATGCGAGTGGGACCGCCCGTGTCCACCCTGCCTCTCCAGTTTCACACTGGCTATCACAGTCCTTTCAGGTTTAGGGGAGGAGCTTTGTGGTTGAGGGGAAGACGTAACAGGAGGTCTTGTTGATGAAATGGGTATCGTATCTCCCCCCGGTACACCCGGCCTGTGACGCGGACTGATGTTCTCACGGTACGTCTTTCGAAGCGGGAGCCGGCATGTGGTCTGTGGGGGAGTCGCCGTTGAGGCCGGATTACGTTTGACCCCGCCTACCTCGTGGTGTTCCAGAGTGCCGTTCATCTGTGCCGTGGACGTGGAGGGGTTCGACGAAGACCAGGAGGGTGGGGCTCCGCTAGAGGAAGTTGCACTACTGGATGCAGAGCTTTTATGTGCGGTTACTGTAGTGACAGTGGATGAGGTGGTGGAGTAGGAAGCTGGGGGTGGAGTTCTAATGACAGTGGTGAGTGGGGCTACAGGTGGCTTGACTTTCGGAGGAGGTTCGGGAGTTTGGGGCTGCGGTGTCAGCTGGGACTGGGAGTGGACCGGGTCTAATGCGGTGTTGTGAACCACCTTACTAAGTCCCGCCTCCTGTTTGATCTTCAGCTTCAAACCTATTCGCCGACGCGCCTCGTAGGTCTTGATGGGTGGCTTACTGGTTCGCTGGGGTAGCGTGACATCATCGTCATCATCAGCAGGAAGAGGCCGGGAGGAGGACGGAGTGCGGCTGAAGGAGGCATTCGGTGCAACCGGCTCCATGGAGGGCCTGACCACAGGAGCAGGCGTAGGGGTAGAACTGGTGGACCAGGATACCGATGCACCCCCTCCACCTTGCTTTATTACCAGTTTAGTAGGAGGGAAGGGTGCAGGTGCAGGAGCAGAAACGGGAGCAGGGGCAGATGCAGGAGCGGGGATAGAAGCAAGAGGAGGTGCAGGGGTTGGGGCAGGGGCAACAGCTGGCATTGGTGTAGCTGCCACAGGTGGAGTTCCAACTGCTGGCGGTGCGATTCTTACAGAGCTCAGCTCTACCTTTACAGGCCTGACTGCACTGCTGTCCAGCAAACAGGAATTAGCCACGTATTCCTCTGCAAAGAGTCCaaaatgaaattattaaatACAACATCATTAAAAGTGTTGGAAAACACAATTGAAGTCCATGGGGCAAAATGATAATAGTGGTCCTATAGACCAGTGATTTCCAACCTTTCCCCCCTTGGGGGCCCAACCAAGTACATATGTTAATCTGAGTCCTCCAACAATCTACATCTGTCTTTCCAGATGATTTTGTCATGATGGTGACAAGCACATTAAGATGGAGCAAGCAAAATCTCTATTTGAGATTAAAGCATATTGCATTGCACACCCCCTGTATACTCAGGTGCCCCCTAAGGACGGTCCGAGACCCCAGGTCGGAGCACCAAGACAACTATTAACAGATGCACAACTAAAATTTACAGCTGAAAATTCTCCCCACTGAAAAACATGAAAGAAATATTAACCCCTTCATATCTTTTCCAGTGTTTGATCAGTGTGccttattttaactctttcgccgccattgacgagatatctcgtcaatcaagagaaaacgcttccctgccaatgacgagtatttccggctttccgcaatactgctattaccttccgcaactttttaaacctggaagtattgccctatggcaagtggctgcatgtccgtgtctgttttaaagatcgctctgaatgggatctctaatAAAAAGGctgtcacaaaaatttaattatctctgctttttgctcgaattgtggtgtttttgcagaaacctacccatattcaaaagctgattgcaaaagaactactgaaggtaggatgaaacgttttttttttttaaagcagagggtctgttctttcatttggtatattgtatgtttatatatttaaagaagaacattttctggaaggcattaaacttttgggaaaatcatgaaaaacgctagcaacttttttttttaaacgctggcggcgaaagagttaagaagTTGATCAGCATTTTTGTTGGTTTAAAGAGCATCTACTTCTTTGTTAAaaaatttaacattattttgtgtatttggtataattcaATCTGTTCGCGtgatttatggttaaaaaacacattttccacatgtcgtacatttttgtagctccagatttcattttcctccttgaaatgcatagatttgaaaagctctgtccCCCTttgccagctaatctgtacattttgATTGgccctgaatacctctgacatcagccggaaatgtgatgctccctaccatgtttgaaagatttggtcacaatgcaatgctgacaggagttaacttacaggctgtgagtctgaagcgggaggaattctgataatgtcggtcttgtctacatcaccaatcccaggaagtaaacagtcgcatacaatccgtgtgtttgttgtagtccaagaaaataaatttacattgaagacgataactcgcgtcattgtttactttttgCATATccttaacatgtactaatacacacttgcacacaaaattaaatttaaaaatgtgaatcggacaatagtgCTCTTTAAaccacaaaacatgtgatgtccttTAAAGTGGGCGcagggtctgaaggggttaaggACTCATCTTGCACTTAATGTATAATGAGAAAGTCCCATGCCTTTCAAAGTCGTATCCTGTTTTAATCAAAAATACGCAAACTGGAAAGAAAACAGCACTGATCACACTATTTCATTAGATACTTTTAGTTTTATCGAACACTCAAGTTTCCTTAATGCATGATCATTACCTGGTTTCTCCTTGGCCAGAACTCTGTCCTGACTCAGGGCGACCTTCTCCTCTTGAATGAACATGCGGTCAATCATAACCATCTCTGCAGAGGGACCCAGCCTCTGCTCCAGAATGACAAGCACATAAGATACCAATAAGTGCTCACGTAAGCTATAGTATTGTATTAGCACGGGCAGCGTCAAGGGTTCAGAGGGTGGACTGAAAATGTATGCCATAAATGCACTGCCAAATATATCAAGTTATAATCCAATAGTGTTTCGGTAATCTCATGAGTTTAATACAAACTGACCAATGTACTTAGGAACAGTTAAtgaatttggataaaagcaacTGGCAAAGGCATAAAGGTTAAGTTACAATCAATATGAAAAAGAAAGTGAGGGACAGTTATATAAATGATACCTTTGATTCCTCGAAGAGCAAGTGACGATACTTATCCAGCATTGCTTGTGTGCGCTTTAAGAGCTGACTTGAGACGCTTTCAAATTCATCATCCACTGGGCAGACAAACATAAAGGAAGATTTACACAGTCAGCCTAGAAGCGACTGCCAACAAAAGCACAAGTTGCCAAAAATATGGAAGCAAGGGCCTGAGAATTTACCTTTGCGATAGTCTTCTGAAGATGAAGCCATGCCTTGGTACAAATGGTACGGCAACAGCCGATGAAGTGTGTCCTCAAACGAGTGGAAAGGTGAGCTATAGTCTGGATGTAAAACTGAGCCTTGTTGTTTTCGAAGCTGTTCCAGCATCCTACAAAAAGATACACAAGTACAGCTTAAGAACAACTCTCAGGTTTCACAAATATGTGTGCCAGCGTGTGCAAATGACATTTATAATATAACTGAAATTTGTTAAATTACCTAGCTTCTTTGCTTGGTTCCATGCTGAACGGTCTTTTTAACGTTGTCGTCTATGAAGAGACATGACAAATATTACTACAAACATAAACCCACAGTTTATTTTAATTGATGCAGTTATAAACATTACCTGTGTTTGAACAGGAGCGGGTGGTGGAGGTGCAGGCATCTGAGACAGTCCAGAACCCAAAACCTGAATCTGCAAACCTGCTTTAGCCAGAGTGAGTCCACCCACTGAACTTATGACGCCTGGCTTGGCCTGCAAAATTTGAGTATCTCAGAAGTTAGGATAGGGTTTAAATTTCCCATTCAGTAATAATTGCAGCTGTAATGCTTTAAAttacaaaacacatttcactCACATGAACAGCCTGTGAGAGATTTGGTGTAGTGATTCCTTGGTTCGCCGTAGCCCCAGCTGAAACCGCAGAATATGTTTGTGTGTCATTTGCACCTGCGGTGAGAATAACACATTGTCAGCACGGTAATATATCGCAACAAACATTTCAAGGTTAGTAATTTAGGGAGCCCACCTGTGGCAGAGGACTTGACAAGCACAGACTTCTGCTGCAGAAGCGATGGGACCGAAGCTTGGATGGTGGATGGTGCCGAGGTTGCGACCTGGACTGAAGGTTGATCGGGCATTTTGTTGAACTGGTTTGTCGCCTGTTGCTGAGAGGCTTGGGCTTGAGCCTGAGCTTGCTGCTTGGCCTGAAGGAGAATATTTTGCTGGACCTGACGAAATCATAAGGACAGAAACAATAATTGCATCATAGTGGCTGGCTGGAAAACCTTTTTAAATCTTGACACAATGTGACAACACGATACCTGGTGAAGCTTTTCCAAAAGCTGCTTTTGTTGAGGTGTAGGCTGTGCGATGGATGACATGGTCTGTAGCTGCGCACCGATCAGCTGAAGGTGATGCTGCTGTTCTGCAGTCAGCCCTGGCACCACAGTCATCTGCTGTTTCACCGCTCCGGCCTCCATCACAGCTGGCTGGAATTGGAACTGTGCAGGTTTCGGGGAGCAGGAGGAAGGAGGTATGTCTGGCTGCAGGTTGCCGGTCTGGGGAAGAACTTGAGGCTGAAGCTGCACTTGTATCTGCTGAGGCTGCTGCGGTGGAGGTCCTGGCTGCGATGCTTGTGGTGAACCTGCGATCTGATTCTGTATTATAAAAAGAGGGGGTAGAGAAGAGGGTGTGCAGGAGCGTGAAGGAGTCTGAGATTGGGGCTGAGGCTGTGAGGGAGGGCGAGATTGCTGGTGTTGGTGAGGAGACTGGATCTGCTGCCCGAGAGTGAGGGGAGACACCTGGGCGGGTTGAGGGCTGTCGGATAGGGTGGGGGTCTGCGCAGGGGTGACCAAAGGCTGAGATGGAGATGCGCTTTGGATCTTTATGGTCTGTGGATGTGCCCCTGAAGGAACCTTGAGATAAGaggaaaagcacagaaaattgTCAGATAAT contains:
- the bicra gene encoding BRD4-interacting chromatin-remodeling complex-associated protein isoform X4, whose product is MDDEDGRCLLDVICDPQALNDFLHGSETQLDTDDLLDGSSDPSSSFFSTAGGHVPEVQPQAQLSTNEPGLPRVSVDLDFLEDDDILGGSPGGDNGSNGVGTNHEPCDILQQSLAEANITEQSLQEADDELDLSSFGLTGLTQVVQPLPDAGLSGVGIGGATQIFPSQGTPNAPSNATPDMLGSVLAHPGLQLQSQVMNKTISVQPFVQPVGLGNVTLQSISSLQALPNGSQSGSLGIGQIQVVGQPTVMTINQSGQQILTKTMGGYQLHQPGAEAANAGTQAGLGASVLGSGGGLLIQGGKATLGSPALNGPAVCLSNTNTNNSGTTMATAGGIVGFGNASLGAGIGSQTQPQGQIMQNVIIQRTPTPIQPKPPQGGTIQPKIFKQQQQLPAPHPLPNDANKAVGVQQIPVSAAQNVTLLTGKPGSNVVLSTQAASQGTQFSQALFKQQGPQTSGKPLSVQLLNQQGSIVIPSQTVLQGQNHQFLLPGLQAGGQILTQHPSGHIITSQGPGGQLIANQILTANQNINLGQMLASQGHPHILSGPFQLQSGQMGQHTLFQMPVSLAQTQTQAHPITGHVQTVIQGMPIQNSLSVESLSPAVSLQTLQQSGGIPSNSSGPCQPGEGITVLGGSADPAAQPAQAQPQPSILTVQSTPTVSVAASAPSSSSPSPTMATSTSSMVGLGHQAQHSPGKVLFTSSGSRMILSQESLQMFLQQVPSGAHPQTIKIQSASPSQPLVTPAQTPTLSDSPQPAQVSPLTLGQQIQSPHQHQQSRPPSQPQPQSQTPSRSCTPSSLPPLFIIQNQIAGSPQASQPGPPPQQPQQIQVQLQPQVLPQTGNLQPDIPPSSCSPKPAQFQFQPAVMEAGAVKQQMTVVPGLTAEQQHHLQLIGAQLQTMSSIAQPTPQQKQLLEKLHQVQQNILLQAKQQAQAQAQASQQQATNQFNKMPDQPSVQVATSAPSTIQASVPSLLQQKSVLVKSSATGANDTQTYSAVSAGATANQGITTPNLSQAVHAKPGVISSVGGLTLAKAGLQIQVLGSGLSQMPAPPPPAPVQTQTTTLKRPFSMEPSKEARMLEQLRKQQGSVLHPDYSSPFHSFEDTLHRLLPYHLYQGMASSSEDYRKVDDEFESVSSQLLKRTQAMLDKYRHLLFEESKQRLGPSAEMVMIDRMFIQEEKVALSQDRVLAKEKPEEYVANSCLLDSSAVRPVKVELSSVRIAPPAVGTPPVAATPMPAVAPAPTPAPPLASIPAPASAPAPVSAPAPAPFPPTKLVIKQGGGGASVSWSTSSTPTPAPVVRPSMEPVAPNASFSRTPSSSRPLPADDDDDVTLPQRTSKPPIKTYEARRRIGLKLKIKQEAGLSKVVHNTALDPVHSQSQLTPQPQTPEPPPKVKPPVAPLTTVIRTPPPASYSTTSSTVTTVTAHKSSASSSATSSSGAPPSWSSSNPSTSTAQMNGTLEHHEVGGVKRNPASTATPPQTTCRLPLRKTYRENISPRHRPGVPGGDTIPISSTRPPVTSSPQPQSSSPKPERTVIASVKLERQGGHGRSHSHPESQSFAAVEDVLYRGIKNAYHHHQEFSEKEDEGEEGGGIGRLKGMEGKHRDGGRGTFRMDQHAPGPPSLGEPSSTRDSSLPAKRCKSDSPDMDNASFSSGSPPPDDSLNEHLQCAIDSILNLQQGPPGHGSSGRGPLGRVHGSNLPNQHQTHPSYRQSMPPLSSQPSSAPMSQHQQVGGRGQNGNLVSQTHSR
- the bicra gene encoding BRD4-interacting chromatin-remodeling complex-associated protein isoform X3, with the translated sequence MDDEDGRCLLDVICDPQALNDFLHGSETQGHVPEVQPQAQLSTNEPGLPRVSVDLDFLEDDDILGGSPGGDNGSNGVGTNHEPCDILQQSLAEANITEQSLQEADDELDLSSFGLTGLTQVVQPLPDAGLSGVGIGGATQIFPSQGTPNAPSNATPDMLGSVLAHPGLQLQSQVMNKTISVQPFVQPVGLGNVTLQSISSLQALPNGSQSGSLGIGQIQVVGQPTVMTINQSGQQILTKTMGGYQLHQPGAEAANAGTQAGLGASVLGSGGGLLIQGGKATLGSPALNGPAVCLSNTNTNNSGTTMATAGGIVGFGNASLGAGIGSQTQPQGQIMQNVIIQRTPTPIQPKPPQGGTIQPKIFKQQQQLPAPHPLPNDANKAVGVQQIPVSAAQNVTLLTGKPGSNVVLSTQAASQGTQFSQALFKQQGPQTSGKPLSVQLLNQQGSIVIPSQTVLQGQNHQFLLPGLQAGGQILTQHPSGHIITSQGPGGQLIANQILTANQNINLGQMLASQGHPHILSGPFQLQSGQMGQHTLFQMPVSLAQTQTQAHPITGHVQTVIQGMPIQNSLSVESLSPAVSLQTLQQSGGIPSNSSGPCQPGEGITVLGGSADPAAQPAQAQPQPSILTVQSTPTVSVAASAPSSSSPSPTMATSTSSMVGLGHQAQHSPGKVLFTSSGSRMILSQESLQMFLQQDHQQQAGKDPPAAVGVPASVIVSGSSSGPAPSGHDNLLAETRQRQSPSPSLGPTHMATVVNKVPSGAHPQTIKIQSASPSQPLVTPAQTPTLSDSPQPAQVSPLTLGQQIQSPHQHQQSRPPSQPQPQSQTPSRSCTPSSLPPLFIIQNQIAGSPQASQPGPPPQQPQQIQVQLQPQVLPQTGNLQPDIPPSSCSPKPAQFQFQPAVMEAGAVKQQMTVVPGLTAEQQHHLQLIGAQLQTMSSIAQPTPQQKQLLEKLHQVQQNILLQAKQQAQAQAQASQQQATNQFNKMPDQPSVQVATSAPSTIQASVPSLLQQKSVLVKSSATGANDTQTYSAVSAGATANQGITTPNLSQAVHAKPGVISSVGGLTLAKAGLQIQVLGSGLSQMPAPPPPAPVQTQTTTLKRPFSMEPSKEARMLEQLRKQQGSVLHPDYSSPFHSFEDTLHRLLPYHLYQGMASSSEDYRKVDDEFESVSSQLLKRTQAMLDKYRHLLFEESKQRLGPSAEMVMIDRMFIQEEKVALSQDRVLAKEKPEEYVANSCLLDSSAVRPVKVELSSVRIAPPAVGTPPVAATPMPAVAPAPTPAPPLASIPAPASAPAPVSAPAPAPFPPTKLVIKQGGGGASVSWSTSSTPTPAPVVRPSMEPVAPNASFSRTPSSSRPLPADDDDDVTLPQRTSKPPIKTYEARRRIGLKLKIKQEAGLSKVVHNTALDPVHSQSQLTPQPQTPEPPPKVKPPVAPLTTVIRTPPPASYSTTSSTVTTVTAHKSSASSSATSSSGAPPSWSSSNPSTSTAQMNGTLEHHEVGGVKRNPASTATPPQTTCRLPLRKTYRENISPRHRPGVPGGDTIPISSTRPPVTSSPQPQSSSPKPERTVIASVKLERQGGHGRSHSHPESQSFAAVEDVLYRGIKNAYHHHQEFSEKEDEGEEGGGIGRLKGMEGKHRDGGRGTFRMDQHAPGPPSLGEPSSTRDSSLPAKRCKSDSPDMDNASFSSGSPPPDDSLNEHLQCAIDSILNLQQGPPGHGSSGRGPLGRVHGSNLPNQHQTHPSYRQSMPPLSSQPSSAPMSQHQQVGGRGQNGNLVSQTHSR